The Coraliomargarita parva region AGGAAATCGTCGAGAGGGGTGGGGGTGGCATCGGGCAGGTCGTGTCCGACGGCTTCGGTGGCGTGCAGGTTTACGGGCCAATTCCGGGCGGCGCACCATTCCGCCAAGGCTTGCCAAGCCGGATGTGTTGAATCGAATTGTTGCACGCCCGGATGCAATTCACCCACGCCCTTGAAGCCGAGCGCGTGTGCGGCTTCCAGTTGTTCGAGCGTATTTTCGTTGGGCAGAATGGACGCAAACGCGATGAAGCGGTCCGGGGCTTCGGTGAGCCAGTCCGCCATGACTGAATTGTGCCAGAGGCAGGACGCTTCCTTTTCCCAGTACCAACCCAGCAGAACGGCTTGCTCGACTTCGGCCTCGTCCATCGCGCGGAGCATTTCTCCCGGGCTTGCCCAGCCCTGGATGGACTTGCGCTCCTTGGGAGCGACCATGGCCGCCCAGTGCAATTCGCCGCGGGCTTCCGCCCATGTGCGGGGATCCCCAGCTACTTCCATTGGATAGCAGTGGGTATGGCAATCGATGATGGGGAGTGGTGCGGACATTTGTTTGTATGCGTTATAGTCACAAAAAAAGGCGAAGGACACAAAAACTTTTCACCATGATCGTTGCTTCATAACGCTGAACCCCTTGACCGTTGAATCCCGGAATGCGTCCGAAGATTGACGTCAGGGAATGGCCATTCACGGTTCATGCTGTTCATGCCAGAGCTAGCCGAAGTTGAATACTACCGAAGACAGTGGACCGTTCCCGACAACTGTCGCGTGGAGCGGGTCGCCCTGCATGCGGCCAAGCGCCTGTTCCGTGATGTGGATACGGATCGACTCTGTTCGGGTCTGGTCGGGCAGACGATGACGCTTTCCGCCACGCACGGGAAACAGATGTATTTCCGGTTTGGAGACCAATATTGGATTGGGGTCCATTTGGGAATGACCGGCAAGCTGCGGATGGAGGGGGCAGGCTTTCTCCCGGGGAAACATGATCACCTTGTGCTTTATTGTGAGGGCGGGCACACTCTGGTTTTCAGTGATCCACGGATGTTTGGCCGGGTGCGTTTTGCCGTTGGCAATTCGGAGCCGGACTGGATTGCCGGACTCCCTCCGGAAGTGCTGTCGGAGGGATTTACCTACGAGCGCATGTCGGAGTTTCTCGAGCGTCGCGGGAAGGCCCCGATTAAAGCGGTCCTACTGATGCAGGAAATGTTTCCCGGCATCGGCAACTGGATGGCGGACGAGATTCTCTGGCGTGCCCGAATCGCGCCGGGGACGCGTGCCGGGCAAATCGGCTCCCGGTATCGCAGGGAGCTTTACGCGCGCATCAAGGAAGTGTGTGAAGATGCGATGGCAGTCATCGCCCCGGACTGGGCGACACCTCCGGATCGCTGGCTATTCAATCACCGATGGCAGGATGGGGGCACCTGTCCACAAACCGGTGCCCTGCTGGTGCGCGAGGAGATCGGCGGGCGCACCACCTGCTGGTCACCAAAGTGGCAACGGTATCGGGGGCGTGGCTGAAATCTGGCGAGCTCTCCGAGTTAGGTCCGATAGGTGCTTGGGCTGCCCCTATGAAAACAATACAAGGTTCTTGTCTTTGTGGCGGGGTGGTGTTTCAGGTGGCGAAGGCCCCGCTCAGCTACCTGTATTGTCACTGCCGCTCATGCCGTAAAACGACCGGCTCGGTGCATGCGGCTAATATTGCTTTCGCAAAAGATGCCCTTGAATGGGTGCAGGGTGAGGATCTGGTTCAACGTTATGTGGATCAAACCGAAAATCCCGGCTACTCCAGATGGTTCTGCAAGAACTGCGGCTCTTTTGTGCCGTGCCTGACCCGCAAACAGGATTTTTGGGTGGTTCCGAGTGGCTTGTTGGATGAGGACCCTGGCATCCGTCCGAGCGCACAGATTTTCTGGGAGGAGCATGTTCCCTGGGGGGCCGCGGTCGAGTCGCTGCCCAAACATGATGGCGGTGGGCCCTACCGGAAGAATGTCTAGAGGGATTGGGTGCTAGACGCTTTCCGGAAAAGAGTCCTAGAGTAGAGGATCTTTCGAAGAAGTCGGCTGTCGCGCCTTCTCTACAATGAAGGCTTCCGCTTAGAGTCTGACTGGCAGCCCCCGGGCTTTGAGGTGCTCCTTCGCTTCGCGGATCGAGTAGGTTCCAAAGTGGAAAATGGAGGCCGCGAGCACGGCGCTGGCGTGTCCTTGGTCGAGCGCGTCCGCCAAGTGGTCGAGTGTGCCGGCCCCTCCGGATGCGATAACCGGGACTTCAACGGCATCGCTGATGGCACGAGTCAGCCCGATATCGTAGCCAGCCTTGGTTCCGTCGGCATCCATACTGGTGAGCAGGATTTCGCCGGCACCCAAGGAGACGACCTTGCGCGCCCATTCGATCGCATCCAGCCCGGTGGCACGGCGTCCACCATGGGTATAGACTTCCCAGCGGTCCTCATTGCCGACCCGCTTGGCATCGATGGCCACTACGATACACTGGTTGCCGAACTTGGAGGAAGACTTGAGGATGAGATCCGGGTCCACGACTGCTGCGGTGTTGAGGCTGACCTTATCGGCCCCCGCGTTGAGCATGTCGCGGATATTGTCGACGTTGCGCAGGCCACCGCCCACAGTCAGCGGCATGAAGCACTCGGAGGCGGTGCGTTCGACAACGTCGTGCATAATGGCACGTTCGTCGGACGACGCGGTAATATCGAGAAAGACGAGTTCGTCGGCGCCTTGCTTTTCGTAGGCCTTGGCCTGCTCGACCGGATCGCCGGCATCGATCAGGTTGACGAAATTGACACCCTTGACGACACGGCCTCCGTGGACGTCTAGGCAGGGAATAATCCGGACGGATAACATCTTGAGAGTTGCCAGTTGATTGTTGTCAGTTGAAAGCGATGCTGAACAACGAACTAGCAGCAACGGTCGACGCGATTACTCATCCGCGAACACGATGTCCGGCTCGAAGGACAGCGCGAGGCGGTATTGCATGCCCGGACGCATGATCAGCGGGTGGTCACGCTCCAGGATTTGCAGGTAGTGCATGTTCCCGTAGTAGGTACGGTACTTCGGGTCTTCCGTGACGGTTTCGAGCTCTTTCCACTCGGCTTGGAAATCGTCCTTCACCACGTTGGTGCGGTGGCCTTCTTCACCGAGGGTGAAGGCGGTACCCACGCGGTAGCGGCTGTGCGGAGTGGCGATGGCCAAGATATAACGCATGCGGTCCAGCTGGGTCTGCTGCTTTACACTGAAGCAGAACTCGCAGTTGATCGTGCCGCCCTTGAAGGACCAAGTTACCTTGCAGGAACCCAGACCGTTGACAAACTCTTCATCCGTGGTGATCAGCTCCGGTTGGTCGTAGCTGAAGACAAGAGAGTTGCGCAGGCCCATCTTGGTGGTGCAATTCTTGCCGTAGAAGGAGGGGACGATGACCTTGTCGCCGAAGGTCAGTTCCGGCATCATGATCGGCACATAGGTGTCGACCGGCCAGTCGAAGATCCCCGGCGCGTGCGGGAAGGCGAGGTAATCGGTTGTGTTCTTGCCTTGTGCGCTGGAAGCGATGAGCGGCAACTGGAAGGCCAGGCCGGAGTCCGGATCCTGATAGACGAAGAGGCCTTGTTCCTTCTTGTGGGTCTTGTCGAAATTGATGTAGCGGGCGACCTTGCGGGCCGCGACCGGATTGGCCGGTGCGCTGGTGCCTCCGATGGACTTGGCAAGCCGGGCCCACTGGCAGAGGTAGCGGGCGGCGTCGAAGTTGGCCATCCGTGTGGTGTGGTACGGCACGGTGTTGCGCTCTTCGTCACGGATCACGAGATAGCCGTGTTCCTGGTCAAGGTAGGTGACGAAGAAATTCATGAAGAGTCGACGCACCGTATCGATATAGAGGTCGCGCTCGGACTCACCGATCCAGCCGTCACGGAGGGCTTGCAGGGTGAGGCTGATGCAGTGCATCTGGCCGTATGCGCCAAGGGAGCGGCCATAGGCCCAGCCCACGCCGTCCTGACGGGCGATGTCCGGGATCAGCTTCAGGTACTTGCCGGCATACGTGCGAAGGCTGGGAAGCTTGCGGTCACGCAGGTTGATATTGGCGTGCAGCTGCAGGGCCTGGCGGATGAAGACGAAACTCATGACACCATAGATGTCGTAGGCGCCGTTCAGCTTGCCTTCGGGATTGCCGGAGTCGTCGAAATAGCCACCGGCGGAGTTCGAATCGATGCGTTCGAGGAAGCGTTCGATCAGACGGCCGGTTTCATCCTTCTTCGAAAGGCCGAGACTGTATCGAGTGACTGCCTTGGCGATGTTGAAGCTTTGAAAGTGGTTCTGGTAGTCGCTGCGTTCGAGCAGGCGCTTGTCCAGTTGTTCGCGGGTCGGTTCCAGCAGGCGTTCCCAGACGGCGTTGCGGTCCTTGGCCGGGCCGAAGGAGAGGAGGCCGAGTGCCGCGTAGGCCAAACCATTCTCAAATTCCTCTTCGGTAAATGCCTGTGCGGTGACGGCGCGGGCGGCGAGGTCTACCAAGTCGTGGCCGTTGAGTGAGGTCTCGTTCGTCGCGCGGTAGTATTCGCCGATCGCCAAGGCTGCGTGGCCCGGTTCGTCCGGGCGGCTAGCTTCGGTGGCGACAGGGGAAATAGTTCCCTGTTCACTAATTGAATCGAGATTATGACCCAGAATCGATTGGGCCATATCGAGGCACTGATCTGCAAAATTATCCATTCTCTGAGAGCGTCTTTGGCACGCGAAGAATTGGCTTTGATGGTTTTGGACCGATGCCTTGTCAACAGCAATTGATCCGCACAGTGACGAAAGGAAATGACATCTTTCGATTGACCTTGCCGGTATGGCGAGTTGCTTAGGAGTGCAATAAGTCGAACTTAAGGCTGTTATTAATGAGCCGTATCGTTAACCTATTCCCCTATGTCTACCATAAGTCCCTCTTTAATGGAGTCTGTTTCGCACGAAAACCGTAAATTTGCCCCGCCTGCTGTCTTCAGCAGTGCTGCACGAGTCAATGGGATGGAGGCCTACCGGGCCCTCTATGAGCGGAGCATCGCGGACCCTGAGGCCTTTTGGGCGGAAGCCGCGTCCGAATTGCATTGGTTCCAGCCCTGGGAGTGTGTGCTCGACAGTTCCGAAGCGCCCTTTTTCAAGTGGTTCCGGGGGAGCCGGACCAACCTGTCCTACAACTGTCTGGACCGGCATATCGAAGAAGGCCGTGGCGACAAAGTCGCGATCCACTGGGAAGGTGAGCCAGGCGACACGCTAGACCTGAGCTACTCCGATTTGCACCGGGAAGTGTGTCGCTGTGCCAATGTCTTGAAGAAACTCGGGGTAAAGAAGGGCGACCGCATCGCCATCTATCTGCCGATGATTCCCGAACTGGCGATTTCCGTACTGGCCTGTGCGCGCATCGGTGCGGTGCATTCCGTGATCTTCGCGGGATTCTCGGCCGATTCGATCCGTGACCGGGTGCTGGATAGTGAAGCCCGCATGGTCATCACCGGGGATGGCGGCTACCGGCGGGGGAAGATGCTTGAGCTTAAGAAGATCGTGGATGAAGGCGTGGCGAGCTGTGATTGCATTAGCGATGTCCTTGTCGTACGCCGCGGCGAATCGCATCCTGTGGACTGCCCCATGCAGGAAGGGCGCGACCACTGGTACCATGAACTGATCGGCCAAGTGGATGATATCTGCCCGGCTGAGGAGATGGATGCGGAAGACTTGCTCTTCCTGCTCTATACCAGTGGCACGACGGGTAAGCCCAAGGGGATCATGCATACCACCGCGGGCTACCAGGTATTCAGCTACCTGACCTCCAAATATGTTTTCGATCTGCAGCCGGATGATGTTTACTGGTGCACCGCCGATGTCGGTTGGATTACCGGCCACACCTATATTGTGTACGGAATCCTTC contains the following coding sequences:
- the acs gene encoding acetate--CoA ligase yields the protein MSTISPSLMESVSHENRKFAPPAVFSSAARVNGMEAYRALYERSIADPEAFWAEAASELHWFQPWECVLDSSEAPFFKWFRGSRTNLSYNCLDRHIEEGRGDKVAIHWEGEPGDTLDLSYSDLHREVCRCANVLKKLGVKKGDRIAIYLPMIPELAISVLACARIGAVHSVIFAGFSADSIRDRVLDSEARMVITGDGGYRRGKMLELKKIVDEGVASCDCISDVLVVRRGESHPVDCPMQEGRDHWYHELIGQVDDICPAEEMDAEDLLFLLYTSGTTGKPKGIMHTTAGYQVFSYLTSKYVFDLQPDDVYWCTADVGWITGHTYIVYGILQNGVTQVMYEGAPNHPDEGRFWDIIEKHKVTIFYTAPTAIRAFMKWGDQWVEKHDLSTLRLLGTVGEPINPEAWMWYHKKIGSEKCPIVDTWWQTETGGHMLTPMPGATPTKPGCATLPFFGIEPVILTEEGDEVDAGILAIKKPWPGMLRGIYGDPQRFKDTYWCKWGGKYYFPGDGARRDEDGYIWILGRVDDVVNVSGHRIGTAELESVFVEHKDVAESAVIGIPHEIKGQGLVAFVTVIDGCAQDEHLRKELVAMIDKGIGKFARPERIVFSSDLPKTRSGKIMRRLLRDIAEGRELGNTTTLADPSVVEHLQSQFQDET
- a CDS encoding amidohydrolase family protein, coding for MSAPLPIIDCHTHCYPMEVAGDPRTWAEARGELHWAAMVAPKERKSIQGWASPGEMLRAMDEAEVEQAVLLGWYWEKEASCLWHNSVMADWLTEAPDRFIAFASILPNENTLEQLEAAHALGFKGVGELHPGVQQFDSTHPAWQALAEWCAARNWPVNLHATEAVGHDLPDATPTPLDDFLRMARRSPDLKLILAHWGGGLPFFEQNPRLKPDLRNVYYDTSASPLLYEPAIFRHMVNMVGADKILYGSDYPLRIYPRSKAGPDFKRFIKSIREDCGLSEPELEKILSGNIRAVLTAN
- the hisF gene encoding imidazole glycerol phosphate synthase subunit HisF, giving the protein MLSVRIIPCLDVHGGRVVKGVNFVNLIDAGDPVEQAKAYEKQGADELVFLDITASSDERAIMHDVVERTASECFMPLTVGGGLRNVDNIRDMLNAGADKVSLNTAAVVDPDLILKSSSKFGNQCIVVAIDAKRVGNEDRWEVYTHGGRRATGLDAIEWARKVVSLGAGEILLTSMDADGTKAGYDIGLTRAISDAVEVPVIASGGAGTLDHLADALDQGHASAVLAASIFHFGTYSIREAKEHLKARGLPVRL
- a CDS encoding Fpg/Nei family DNA glycosylase, producing the protein MLFMPELAEVEYYRRQWTVPDNCRVERVALHAAKRLFRDVDTDRLCSGLVGQTMTLSATHGKQMYFRFGDQYWIGVHLGMTGKLRMEGAGFLPGKHDHLVLYCEGGHTLVFSDPRMFGRVRFAVGNSEPDWIAGLPPEVLSEGFTYERMSEFLERRGKAPIKAVLLMQEMFPGIGNWMADEILWRARIAPGTRAGQIGSRYRRELYARIKEVCEDAMAVIAPDWATPPDRWLFNHRWQDGGTCPQTGALLVREEIGGRTTCWSPKWQRYRGRG
- a CDS encoding GFA family protein; protein product: MKTIQGSCLCGGVVFQVAKAPLSYLYCHCRSCRKTTGSVHAANIAFAKDALEWVQGEDLVQRYVDQTENPGYSRWFCKNCGSFVPCLTRKQDFWVVPSGLLDEDPGIRPSAQIFWEEHVPWGAAVESLPKHDGGGPYRKNV